One part of the Bradyrhizobium sp. CB1650 genome encodes these proteins:
- a CDS encoding helix-turn-helix domain-containing protein, whose product MFLRITTDQTPRLNSLHDLGMTSDTNPLVSLIEFTYKKGAEIYGEKEPAEYVYQVKNGAVRTYKLLSDGRRQIGAFHLVGDIFGLENGSTHRFTAEAIIKTTVRLIKRQSLETVADSDAAVTRNLISMTTKSLQHAEDHMLLLGRKDAVERVAAFLLEMDERLTAAGNMTLPMSRRDIADYLGLTLETVSRALSRLRRAGALDFVGSTQREVRLLDREQLLRPVELAD is encoded by the coding sequence ATGTTTTTGCGCATCACCACTGACCAGACGCCCCGGCTCAACTCACTCCACGACCTCGGCATGACAAGCGATACAAACCCGCTCGTCAGCCTTATCGAGTTTACCTACAAGAAGGGTGCCGAAATCTACGGCGAGAAAGAACCCGCCGAGTACGTCTATCAAGTCAAAAACGGTGCGGTGCGAACCTACAAGCTGCTCTCGGACGGCCGTCGTCAGATCGGCGCTTTTCACCTTGTCGGCGACATCTTTGGTCTGGAGAATGGCAGCACACACCGCTTTACCGCAGAAGCGATCATCAAGACCACGGTTCGGCTGATCAAGCGTCAAAGCCTCGAAACGGTGGCCGACAGCGATGCAGCGGTAACCCGCAACCTGATCAGCATGACGACGAAAAGCCTCCAGCATGCTGAAGATCACATGCTTCTTTTGGGCCGAAAAGATGCAGTCGAAAGGGTTGCCGCGTTCCTCCTAGAAATGGACGAGCGTCTTACCGCCGCTGGCAACATGACACTCCCGATGTCACGCCGCGACATTGCTGACTATCTCGGGCTGACCTTGGAAACAGTATCTCGCGCTTTGTCGCGATTGCGTCGCGCGGGAGCCCTCGACTTCGTTGGCAGCACACAACGCGAGGTCCGGCTGCTCGACCGCGAGCAACTCCTTCGACCTGTAGAGTTAGCCGATTAA